Proteins from a single region of Primulina tabacum isolate GXHZ01 chromosome 5, ASM2559414v2, whole genome shotgun sequence:
- the LOC142546742 gene encoding uncharacterized protein LOC142546742 has protein sequence MAKCSHFFGRSHLQLLRLHLHLPRPKPMYSLCARSILGSPLKLPFARLLSLTATPYPYQYDMIISRPANPPANPTRRRRPNSPKCIPKDSEPDQDMGFDEWVDKKLSHEKGDGKGEVSIDKAKRKYYNKRRKRMYGGSDSDEENGHRGNQSDYIELKQEVVELRTLHKREEELYFYDAFAYPWEKNKHYNMVYQLEKKYFPDQCFDKAFLQPGESNPKKEKKVSKSQVEAANEDDRGLVFFEDNDKEANDVKVEDITEKKVEDFFKCLKKVPNEYDGDIVIPEPFLSTRSVGLPPKWDGPNGTVVLVNKPKGWTSFTVCGKLRRLVQVKKVGHAGTLDPMATGLLIVCVGKATKFVERYQGMIKGYNGIFRLGEATSTWDADSPVIQREPWEHIKDDDIKKSAASFCGETWQVPPMFSAIKVGGERMYEKARKGESIELSPRRISVFQFDVERSLEDRQNVVFRVTCSKGTYIRSLCADFGKALGSCAHLTALRRDSIGEYLADSAWEFQELEEAITKEYL, from the exons ATGGCGAAATGCTCGCACTTTTTCGGCCGCTCACATCTACAGCTCCTGcgcctccacctccacctccccCGCCCTAAGCCCATGTATTCTTTATGCGCTCGCTCCATTCTCGGAAGCCCATTGAAGCTACCATTCGCGCGACTCTTGTCACTCACTGCCACTCCTTACCCATACCAATACGATATGATTATCTCCCGCCCAGCTAATCCTCCGGCGAACCCCACTCGCCGCCGTCGACCCAATTCACCGAAATGCATACCGAAAGATTCGGAACCTGACCAAGACATGGGCTTCGACGAATGGGTTGATAAAAAGCTGTCTCACGAGAAGGGCGATGGTAAGGGAGAGGTTTCAATCGACAAAGCTAAAAGGAAATACTATAACAAAAGGAGGAAAAGGATGTACGGAGGATCGGATTCGGATGAGGAGAATGGACACCGGGGTAATCAGAGTGATTATATTGAATTGAAGCAAGAGGTGGTGGAGCTACGGACATTGCATAAAAGGGAGGAAGAGTTGTATTTCTATGACGCGTTTGCTTATCCTTGGGAGAAAAACAAGCATTACAATATGGTATATCAATTGGAGAAGAAGTATTTTCCCGATCAGTGTTTCGATAAGGCGTTTCTCCAGCCGGGAGAATCGAATCCCAAGAAGGAGAAGAAGGTGTCGAAATCACAAGTGGAAGCGGCAAACGAGGATGATAGAGGATTGGTGTTTTTCGAGGACAACGACAAGGAAGCAAATGATGTAAAGGTTGAGGATATCACAGAGAAGAAAGTAGAGGACTTCTTCAAGTGTTTGAAGAAAGTCCCCAATGAATATGATGGAGATATAGTTATTCCAGAGCCGTTTCTTTCAACGAGAAGTGTTGGTCTTCCGCCTAAATGGGATGGTCCAAATGGGACTGTGGTTTTGGTGAACAAGCCTAAAG GGTGGACTTCATTTACGGTTTGTGGAAAGCTTCGACGCCTCGTCCAAGTGAAAAAG GTGGGGCATGCTGGAACTCTAGATCCTATGGCTACGGGTTTATTGATTGTATGCGTTGGTAAAGCCACCAAGTTTGTTGAAAG ATACCAAGGCATGATAAAGGGATATAATGGAATCTTCCGTTTAGGAGAAGCTACTTCAACTTGGGATGCTGATTCACCG GTCATCCAACGCGAGCCTTGGGAACACATCAAGGATGATGACATAAAGAAAAGTGCCGCATCCTTTTGTGGAGAAACATGGCAAGTCCCTCCGATGTTCTCCGCTATTAAA GTTGGTGGAGAAAGGATGTATGAGAAAGCCAGAAAAGGAGAAAGTATTGAACTTTCACCAAGAAGGATTTCAGTATTCCAGTTCGACGTTGAAAGGAGCTTGGAAGATAG GCAAAATGTGGTTTTCCGGGTAACTTGCTCAAAAGGAACATACATTCGATCTCTTTGTGCTGATTTTGGGAAGGCTCTGGGAAG CTGTGCACACTTAACTGCCTTGCGCAGAGATTCCATTG GAGAATATTTGGCGGACAGTGCGTGGGAATTTCAAGAGTTGGAAGAAGCCATCACAAAAGAGTATTTATAG
- the LOC142546744 gene encoding uncharacterized protein LOC142546744 isoform X1, protein MMINMNTPRRRTSISSLSMRRTNETMRLIVMTFVGLIFGFFLGASFPMFSWTKVHLPSGIFPSIDLTDIEEKYSGLSTHALLNVWSFLRGHGGVSHKFNNAKIWVPTNPRGAERLPPGIIVLESDYYMHRLYGNPGEDLIIKPKYLMTFTVGFDQKKNIDAAVKKLTENFTILLFHYDGRTSEWSEFEWSQRAIHVSVQKQAKWWYAKRFLHPDIVAPYDYIFIWDEDLGVENFDPEEYIKLVKKHGLDISQPGLSPDSGMTWQMTRKREEIEVHKDTEERPGWCEDPHLPPCAAFVEIMAPVFSRNAWRCSWHMIQNDLVHGWGLDFALRKCVEPPHEKIGVVDAQWIEHQSVPSLGNQGKAENGKAAWEGVRERCRNEWTIFQERMSAAEKGYYEEMGVDPPNSTTR, encoded by the exons ATGATGATTAATATGAATACTCCCAGGCGAAGGACCAGTATTTCCAG CTTGAGTATGAGAAGAACAAATGAAACAATGAGATTGATTGTGATGACTTTTGTGGGGCTTATATTCGGCTTTTTCTTAGGGGCATCTTTTCCAATGTTTTCATGGACAAAG GTGCATCTACCTTCGGGAATTTTTCCTTCCATCGACCTTACTGACATTGAGGAAAAGTACTCTGGTCTCTCGACACATGCGCTGTTAAATGTTTGGTCTTTTCTCAGAGGCCATGGAGGCGTTTCACACAAATTTAACAATGCCAAG ATATGGGTCCCTACCAATCCCCGAGGTGCTGAAAGACTACCGCCGGGAATCATCGTCCTTGAGTCTGACTATTATATGCACAGATTGTATGGTAATCCTGGTGAG GACTTAATCATAAAACCGAAGTATCTTATGACCTTTACTGTTGGCTTCGATCAGAAGAAAAACATTGATGCTGCAGTGAAGAAG TTGACAGAAAACTTTACGATCTTGTTGTTTCATTATGATGGCCGGACAAGCGAATGGAGTGAATTTGAATGGTCACAACGAGCTATCCATGTGAGTGTCCAGAAGCAGGCTAAATG GTGGTATGCCAAGCGCTTTTTACACCCTGACATTGTGGCTCCTTACGATTATATTTTTATCTGGGATGAAGACTTAGGGGTGGAGAACTTTGATCCGGAAGA ATACATAAAACTCGTGAAGAAGCATGGTTTAGATATTTCACAGCCTGGTTTGTCCCCTGATAGCGGAATGACATGGCAGATGACAAGAAAGCGAGAAGAAATCGAAGTTCACAA AGATACAGAAGAGAGACCAGGCTGGTGTGAAGATCCACATTTACCACCCTGTGCAGC ATTTGTTGAGATCATGGCACCCGTGTTTTCTCGTAATGCATGGCGCTGTTCCTGGCATATGATCCAG AATGACTTGGTCCACGGATGGGGGCTTGATTTTGCTCTCAGGAAATGTGTTGAG CCCCCTCATGAAAAAATAGGAGTCGTGGATGCTCAATGGATAGAGCACCAAAGTGTCCCTTCACTAGGAAATCAG GGTAAGGCAGAGAATGGGAAGGCAGCATGGGAAGGG GTACGGGAGAGGTGTAGAAATGAATGGACAATATTTCAGGAACGAATGTCAGCTGCAGAAAAAGGGTATTACGAAGAGATGGGAGTTGATCCACCCAACTCCACTACTCGGTAG
- the LOC142546744 gene encoding uncharacterized protein LOC142546744 isoform X2 has translation MMINMNTPRRRTSISSLSMRRTNETMRLIVMTFVGLIFGFFLGASFPMFSWTKVHLPSGIFPSIDLTDIEEKYSGLSTHALLNVWSFLRGHGGVSHKFNNAKIWVPTNPRGAERLPPGIIVLESDYYMHRLYGNPGEDLIIKPKYLMTFTVGFDQKKNIDAAVKKLTENFTILLFHYDGRTSEWSEFEWSQRAIHVSVQKQAKWWYAKRFLHPDIVAPYDYIFIWDEDLGVENFDPEEYIKLVKKHGLDISQPGLSPDSGMTWQMTRKREEIEVHKDTEERPGWCEDPHLPPCAAYEIVAPIFFISSMRQVLPAEKKQEQKGKKQRTSKRMTWSTDGGLILLSGNVLSPLMKK, from the exons ATGATGATTAATATGAATACTCCCAGGCGAAGGACCAGTATTTCCAG CTTGAGTATGAGAAGAACAAATGAAACAATGAGATTGATTGTGATGACTTTTGTGGGGCTTATATTCGGCTTTTTCTTAGGGGCATCTTTTCCAATGTTTTCATGGACAAAG GTGCATCTACCTTCGGGAATTTTTCCTTCCATCGACCTTACTGACATTGAGGAAAAGTACTCTGGTCTCTCGACACATGCGCTGTTAAATGTTTGGTCTTTTCTCAGAGGCCATGGAGGCGTTTCACACAAATTTAACAATGCCAAG ATATGGGTCCCTACCAATCCCCGAGGTGCTGAAAGACTACCGCCGGGAATCATCGTCCTTGAGTCTGACTATTATATGCACAGATTGTATGGTAATCCTGGTGAG GACTTAATCATAAAACCGAAGTATCTTATGACCTTTACTGTTGGCTTCGATCAGAAGAAAAACATTGATGCTGCAGTGAAGAAG TTGACAGAAAACTTTACGATCTTGTTGTTTCATTATGATGGCCGGACAAGCGAATGGAGTGAATTTGAATGGTCACAACGAGCTATCCATGTGAGTGTCCAGAAGCAGGCTAAATG GTGGTATGCCAAGCGCTTTTTACACCCTGACATTGTGGCTCCTTACGATTATATTTTTATCTGGGATGAAGACTTAGGGGTGGAGAACTTTGATCCGGAAGA ATACATAAAACTCGTGAAGAAGCATGGTTTAGATATTTCACAGCCTGGTTTGTCCCCTGATAGCGGAATGACATGGCAGATGACAAGAAAGCGAGAAGAAATCGAAGTTCACAA AGATACAGAAGAGAGACCAGGCTGGTGTGAAGATCCACATTTACCACCCTGTGCAGC GTATGAAATTGTTGCTCCAATTTTCTTTATTTCTAGTATGAGACAAGTTCTCCCGGCtgaaaagaaacaagaacagaaAGGAAAGAAACAAAGAACGAGCAAAAG AATGACTTGGTCCACGGATGGGGGCTTGATTTTGCTCTCAGGAAATGTGTTGAG CCCCCTCATGAAAAAATAG